In Helianthus annuus cultivar XRQ/B chromosome 8, HanXRQr2.0-SUNRISE, whole genome shotgun sequence, a single genomic region encodes these proteins:
- the LOC110877272 gene encoding uncharacterized protein LOC110877272, with protein sequence MYSSIFNPLNLTWWIIVAHHHLQLSSFSISKTLDSSSKQVRNRWPNYFLYLSSPYAPIWWYAKRFLHPDIVTTYDYTFIWDEDLGFEHFNADKYIQLVKKHGLEISQPGLEPNNGLTWQMTKWRGDKEVHKVHEEKPRWCSDPHLPPYAVFVEIMAPVFSRAAWRCVWHMIEVNLHFVAYDSGQFAFCY encoded by the exons ATGTATTCATCTATCTTTAATCCTCTAAACCTAACTTGGTGGATAATCGTTGCTCATCATCACTTACAACTTTCTTCCTTTTCAATCTCAAAAACCCTAGATAGCAGTTCCAAGCAAGTACGCAACAG GTGGCCGAATTATTTCCTTTATTTATCATCTCCATACGCTCCCATTTG GTGGTATGCAAAGAGGTTTTTGCATCCAGATATTGTAACAACATATGATTATACTTTCATTTGGGATGAAGATCTTGGGTTTGAACACTTCAATGCGGACAA GTATATCCAGTTGGTTAAGAAACATGGGTTAGAGATTTCTCAGCCCGGTCTTGAACCGAATAATGGACTAACTTGGCAAATGACAAAGTGGAGAGGTGATAAAGAAGTTCACAA GGTTCATGAAGAAAAACCACGATGGTGCAGTGATCCTCATTTGCCTCCCTATGCAgt ATTTGTAGAAATTATGGCTCCTGTATTTTCTCGGGCAGCTTGGCGGTGTGTGTGGCATATGATTGAGGTAAATTTACATTTTGTGGCATATGATTCAGGTCAATTTGCATTTTGTTATTAA